Genomic window (Phragmites australis chromosome 5, lpPhrAust1.1, whole genome shotgun sequence):
CGCCCTGCCCCCAAAATACCCAAACGGCACGAGTAGCGCGGAATGGAAGTTACCACGGTCGGTGTAATTCCCACTGACACCATGGCCCCAGGGACACCCAATTTTAACTTCGCATGGATGGTCCGGCGGCCGcttcggctttttttttttacctccaCCAGTTACACCCGTACAGACAGTGAGCAGTAACAGCGCCGGCAAAGCCCGCCACCATTAGCGGGACAAGAGGCAATTACCGCGATAACAGATGACGGCGACGCGAGCGAGCACCAACCACCCTTAAGTAACACGCGCGGGGCGGGGCGGCGCTGGGCGAGGGAGCAACGGGGTCGCCAATAAGCTGTCGTCGCGCGCGGGCGTGGTGGTGGATCTCATCTACTTGCTGCTACGACTTCCCCATCCCTCCCTCGTATCCTCCTCGCCCAGACGCCCacacctccctccctccccctccgTCGCATCGTCTTTGTCTCCCTCGAGCAATCCGCCGAACACAGCGCGCGCGCCTCGGTCTCCGCGACGGCGGCCAATGCCGGCGGCGCGATGAGCGTGGAGGAGGAAGTGGAGGAGCAgcagggggagggggagctgtTCTACGAGTGTCTCGACCGCATCCTctcctcctcgggctcctccACCTCGGCCTCGGACGATGACGGCGCCgaccgcccgcgccgccgccgccccggctGCGATGCGCCGGCGGCCGACGCTGCGCTGGACCTGTGGACCTCACAGCCGGCGCCTGTccaggagcggcggcggcggctgctccAGCTGATGGGGCTTGCGGGGGACCCTTCCCTCGCCCGATTCGAGACGGGCCGATCAGCCTCCTACGACGCCGCGGGCCCGCCCCCGGCATCCCCCGTCGTGCGGTCCAGATCGGGCGGGGCAGCCGCGAGACCACCGCGAGGGGTCGGCCGTCTGCGGTCGACGTCGTCCGATGCGTTGGAGGCCGCGCTGGAGGCGGTAGAGGAGGACCCCAGGTGCTTGATCAGGAACCTCGACAACGGCAGCGAGTTCGTGGTCAGGGAGGAGTTCTGCCTCCACGAGGTCGGCACGGGGCGGCAGCTCAACGTGGAGGAGTTCGAGCTCTTCATCGGCCGCTCCCCCATCGTCCAGGAGCTCATGCGCCGCCAGAATTACACCAACCccaactccacctccacctccaatTCCCAGAGTGGCGCCTCCACGCCCATCGAGAGGTCTAGCTCCGGCTCCAGCAATGGCGGGGCGCGCTCCAAGCGACGCAGCAGCTGGCTCCGCAGCATCCGCAGCTACGCTGGCTCCATGGTCACCCACTCCCGTGACCGCCGCAGCAGCGACGAGAAGGACACGTCCTCAGAGAAAGGCGGGCACCACTCCAGCTCTGCAACGGATGACAGCCAGGATAGTGTTCCACGCCATGGCCCGAGCCGTGTCAAGGTGGGGCAGTACGGGAAGTCACATAAGGAGTTCAGTGGCCTGTTTATGACACAGGAGATAGAGGCGCACAATGGTTCCATCTGGAGCATCAAGTTTAGTCCTGATGGGCGTTACCTTGCAAGCGCTGGGGAGGATTGCGTGATCCATGTTTGGGAGGTGTTGGAGTTCAAGAGGGCGGGGAAGGAGAGTGAGGTGGAGGAGATTGGGGTATGCAATCCGTTTGTTGCCATGGTGTGCAATGAGTCATCTGAGCCGACGCTGTCACCAGCTGCTACAGTTGGGAGCCATTGGGAGAAGAAGCTGCGGGCAAAGGTGCTGTGCAGCGGGGGATCAGTGAGTTCAGACATGTTGATGGTGCCCGAGTATGTGTTTGCACTGTCCGACAAGCCTGTGATAACCTTCGCAGGGCATACGGAGGACGTGCTTGACCTCTGCTGGTCCAAATCTCAGGTAATGCGCACATTGCTTTCTAGTTTCTCTTCAATTCTATTGTGTAAATATTAACTTTGAGTATCATCTCAAAGTAGAGACTGCTGGATTGTAGAGCGACTGTAGAAATTAGGATATTACTATAGTCAAAGAAATTAGATCTCAACTTAACTTGTGCTATTAAAATGCAAAAGCTATGCTTACTGTTGTCACATTAGAAACATCAAGTACCAGCTAACCTTATTTACTGTTGTTGGGCTTGTGAGTCAACAATTTGAAGACTACATAACTTGGCATCCAGATCTGGCATAGTGCAACTGGTACACTAACTGACTAGATATTAGAATTTGACAGTTGCACATTTAGGCACTTCGATTTTGAAACAAATAAGTCCGCCTTTACTACTCACAAGTGTCCCCCAGCTTTTGCCAAGTGCACATTCCCCTGAAATTCTGTTAGGAGAAAGAACATGTTATGGCACCTGTTCTCTATCTGTAACTAACATGCTTGTAGATTGCCATTTTATGGTTGTTTTAGTTTCCTTCTTCTCAATGCATCTAGAAAGTTTAGCATGTAAAATATTAACATGTTGGCAAACTtattatgtggatgatattgtTGTCTGTTGTCAAAATATAGACATTTGAATGTCAGTTGATCAGTTCCATTATACTAAACTGCAAGTTAAAAGTGTTTCATTTCCCCCCTGCCCTTTAGCTGTAAGGTTccgattttttttaatggacttttgtttgtttttctgcATCAGATCAAAGGAGATATTAAGCTTTTCAAGAGAGTTGTAGTTCAATTAACACATTGAGTTAAATTTTGGCATTAACTTGTAGGTTTGGCTCTGGTACACCTCTTTTAGAAGAGTTCGTGAATCTTGAAGCAAACACTAGTATTGCTTAGGAGTGACTCAAAATCATGAATCAGCTATTATTTATCTGTAAGTTGAGACGAGACGAGTCTTGTTCTAAATAGATGACAAAGACGTGATTATTGTGCATGATGCTAAAAATGGGGCATAAAAGTGCAAAAAGTATTCCACCAGAATATTTATATAAGCATTAGTGTTCATAATTAGTGAAGCTATTGTGTAACCAAATACACTGACAGTATGTGCCGACACCGAATACGCCAATCTGTTGATAAAGATATATCCATATCTACTAACATGTTTTCTCGATTGAATTTAAACGATCCAAGTGATGATTCTGGAAATAGGCAGCATAATTtgttatgaattatttttttgtttccaGCTATTCCATCATCCCTTAGCTCCAATTTTCGATTCCTGTAGTACTTGCTTTCATCATCAATGGATAAAACAGTACGGTTATGGCACATGTCAAGCACTTATTGTTTGAAAACCTTCTCCCACAGTGACTATGGTAAGAACATCACTTCagaatctctctccctccctctctctctcatcattGTAATAGCTCTGTCCTTAAATATCTCATATCAAAATTTTTTATTCAGTGACTTGCATCCAGTTCAATCCTGTTGATGATAGATACTTCATTAGTGGTTCCCTGGATGAAAAGGTTCGTATCTGGAGTATTCCAAAGCGCCAAATCGTTGATTGGGTCGATCTACATGAAATGGTTACTGCTGCCTGCTTTACCCCTGATGGAAAGGTTTGAGTTTGATCTATTTCCTAGTTTTTAATTGGTCAATAGACGCTACTAGTTTGTTGCATTTTCATCCTAACACCTTTTCTCAGGGTGCACTGATTGGCTCCCACAAGGGCAGTTGCCATCTGTATGATACATCGGGTACTCTCTCATATTGGCTTGCGTTTTAGTAGTGTTCTCCTCTCAACTCTGATACAAAGACCTTACTTCTTGTTTTGTGTCTTACAAACCTAACCTtatattttctctttcttctaattagatgatatgctttgCTACAAAAAACAAATTGATCTGCAAAATAAGAAAAGGAGATCCAGCCAGAAGAAAATCACAGGGTTTCAGGTGCTTATTTTGAAGAGAGATTTTTATTTCATGTGAATCATACTGCACATGAGTTGAGATAATTTCCTGTTTTAAACTGAATAATGGTTTCTCAAATAGTTTGTCCCAGGGAGTCCTTCAAAGGTCATTATCACATCTGCTGATTCACGAATCCGAGTTCTTGATGATTTTGAACTAGTTCACCGGTTTAAAGGTAAGAATTTTATATTTAATGCATGTCCACTCTGGTTCAGATCACGCTGCAATCATTATTGACTGACTACTGAAGATCAGTTGTATCTGCCTTGTTCGGCCTTTGAAGAGCAGTGCTTGAACATGTCAGATTGCACTCTCCTGCTATGATTGGCTCTATTGTTCAATTAAAATAGCTCCTCCCTATTGATGGGTCTTAATTTCTACATAATTTGGTTTCCTGTGCATGTCACTCGCTGTCTGTTATTGAGAAAAGGAACCCATGCTCAATTTGTCTTCTATTGCTCCGGTTGGTTCCAGTTACAGAGTGCTTATGTTTTTCCATATTTCAGGGTTCCGAAACACCAGCAGCCAAATCTCAGCTTGTTTAGCTGGAAATGGGAGGTATATTATCTCGGCAAGTGAGGATTCCCATGTATATATCTGGAGAAATAACGATGATTCCGAACCAAGTAGTAAGAAGGGCATCGTTTCTGTCACAAATACCCATGAAAACTTCCACTGCGAGAGTGTGACAGTTGCTGTCACCTGGCCTTTTACCAGCACCACAATGACTTCTAGAATGAACTCCACGAATCAAGAGCTGGATCGTGGGTCTGAAAATGACCATGTACAGCAATCCAAACCTGCTAAAGCACAGGAAATGCCAGATGTTCAGCACCAGAGCAACATCACAAGTAACAATTCAAATCATAATGCTGATAGGACATCTGCGACTTGGCCCGAAGAGCTCATGACACTAGCAAAACAGAACCACGGGTCTAATGTCTGCCTTCCCAACGAGGGAGATCAAGCTCCGAGTCGGTCAGCATGGGGCTTAGTAATTGTCACAGCAGGCCGTGGAGGTCAAATCAGAACGTTTCAAAACTTTGGTTTTCCTGTCAGAGTATAGCATCAATCTGAATGCATGTGATTGCCATTGCCATGCAGGATTGTAGTTTGTGTATAGATAGGAGATAGTGGGTGAGTTGCACAGTATTCAGGGATTGGATTTGATTGCTCCTTGTGCGCCTGCTAGAAGTCGGAATCTTCAACTAACATACACTATCAGTACTCAGGAACTTGGTATGCCAAATTCATTTACCCTAAATTGTACATGAAAGGGAAAACCCCTACAAAGAGCAATGCCATCAGCTGGTTGGAGACCTTTCATCCGTCAGCTTCAACCTTGTTCCACTGCCCCCCTTCGTCTTTCCCCCTTTATTCCATTCTACTACACGTGTACGAAATGTCAGCacgaaaaaaagggaaaagcaTGGTGTGGTGAATTTGTCATTCCGTCTTCGTGTCGCATGTGGATTTAGGAAGAGGTGAATAATTTTTTACCTTGAGCTTTTAAACCATTCTAGCGGATGCAGTTTTGTGCATCTAATTAATCGATAGTCTTACCGTACTTTCGCATTCATTTCTATCAGGTCCGCTTTGTTTTGTGCT
Coding sequences:
- the LOC133919396 gene encoding uncharacterized protein LOC133919396 translates to MSVEEEVEEQQGEGELFYECLDRILSSSGSSTSASDDDGADRPRRRRPGCDAPAADAALDLWTSQPAPVQERRRRLLQLMGLAGDPSLARFETGRSASYDAAGPPPASPVVRSRSGGAAARPPRGVGRLRSTSSDALEAALEAVEEDPRCLIRNLDNGSEFVVREEFCLHEVGTGRQLNVEEFELFIGRSPIVQELMRRQNYTNPNSTSTSNSQSGASTPIERSSSGSSNGGARSKRRSSWLRSIRSYAGSMVTHSRDRRSSDEKDTSSEKGGHHSSSATDDSQDSVPRHGPSRVKVGQYGKSHKEFSGLFMTQEIEAHNGSIWSIKFSPDGRYLASAGEDCVIHVWEVLEFKRAGKESEVEEIGVCNPFVAMVCNESSEPTLSPAATVGSHWEKKLRAKVLCSGGSVSSDMLMVPEYVFALSDKPVITFAGHTEDVLDLCWSKSQYLLSSSMDKTVRLWHMSSTYCLKTFSHSDYVTCIQFNPVDDRYFISGSLDEKVRIWSIPKRQIVDWVDLHEMVTAACFTPDGKGALIGSHKGSCHLYDTSDDMLCYKKQIDLQNKKRRSSQKKITGFQFVPGSPSKVIITSADSRIRVLDDFELVHRFKGFRNTSSQISACLAGNGRYIISASEDSHVYIWRNNDDSEPSSKKGIVSVTNTHENFHCESVTVAVTWPFTSTTMTSRMNSTNQELDRGSENDHVQQSKPAKAQEMPDVQHQSNITSNNSNHNADRTSATWPEELMTLAKQNHGSNVCLPNEGDQAPSRSAWGLVIVTAGRGGQIRTFQNFGFPVRV